In Planctomycetota bacterium, the following are encoded in one genomic region:
- the rpsL gene encoding 30S ribosomal protein S12, with amino-acid sequence MPTINQLVRKGRRKQKSKSKSQALQRCPQKRGVCTLVRTMTPKKPNSALRKIARVRLSTGKEITAYIPGIDHNLQEHSIVLVRGGRVRDLPGVRYHIIRGTLDALGVENRKQSRSKYGAKKGR; translated from the coding sequence ATGCCGACGATCAACCAACTCGTCCGAAAAGGACGCCGGAAACAGAAGTCGAAGTCGAAGAGCCAGGCGCTCCAGCGATGCCCTCAGAAACGGGGCGTGTGCACGCTGGTCCGCACCATGACGCCCAAGAAGCCGAACTCCGCCCTGCGGAAAATCGCGCGCGTGCGCCTGTCGACCGGCAAGGAGATCACCGCGTACATTCCCGGCATCGACCACAACCTTCAGGAACACTCCATCGTGCTGGTGCGTGGCGGGCGAGTCCGCGACCTGCCGGGCGTCCGGTATCACATTATCCGCGGCACGCTCGACGCGCTGGGCGTGGAGAACCGCAAACAGAGCCGTTCCAAGTACGGGGCGAAGAAAGGCAGGTAG
- the rpsG gene encoding 30S ribosomal protein S7, producing the protein MAYKKWTASHTHLRPDPRFNSDLVQTFVNCMMWQGKKATAQRVFYGAMDLIAEKVKDAQPLEVFTQAVDNVKPRIEVRSKRVGGATYQVPMQVNEKRRLSLAIRWILEAARGRSGKPMADRLAEELLAAYKREGTAIQTRENVHRMAEANKAFAHFAW; encoded by the coding sequence ATGGCCTACAAGAAGTGGACCGCGAGCCACACGCACTTGCGCCCGGACCCCAGGTTCAACAGCGACCTCGTCCAGACGTTCGTCAACTGCATGATGTGGCAGGGCAAGAAGGCGACAGCGCAGCGCGTTTTCTACGGGGCGATGGACCTGATTGCCGAAAAGGTCAAGGACGCCCAGCCGCTGGAAGTCTTTACCCAGGCGGTGGATAACGTGAAGCCGCGCATCGAGGTCCGCTCGAAGCGCGTGGGCGGTGCGACGTACCAGGTCCCGATGCAGGTGAATGAGAAGCGTCGCCTGAGCCTGGCAATCCGCTGGATTCTGGAGGCGGCGCGCGGCCGATCAGGTAAGCCGATGGCCGACCGCCTGGCCGAGGAACTCCTCGCGGCGTACAAGCGTGAAGGAACCGCGATCCAGACGCGCGAGAACGTGCACCGGATGGCCGAGGCCAATAAGGCGTTCGCCCACTTCGCGTGGTAA